A window from Purpureocillium takamizusanense chromosome 3, complete sequence encodes these proteins:
- the ATG9 gene encoding autophagy protein atg9 (TransMembrane:6 (i216-242o275-293i442-466o532-553i565-583o631-650i)~BUSCO:EOG092615CC~COG:U~EggNog:ENOG503NXZS) — MAPNLFGHLAPPSGVARSFYEELRAHDDGIGDGSRDLEEGKGLNIDEENRQQQFPDLETDGLDPGDGRMTADSAAVYGTDRLGNATREHPIRSGNAARWLPHEEDPDNDVPESLLLEPTEAATTRRPGGERSGRPSPTPNLHIANPSGRSQILWGASTAQQRLHRDDSYRRVPAQPRSTGFGAFTGGRREKALWRWVNTSNLDSFMRDVYDYYEGGGLLCILCANALWLLETLFVAVLLTFLSQCVDYRKVPHSKSLSQVVVPQCTRNMSGVWNFGIWLYSFFFIWKAVQYFFEIRRLIYVRDFYVYLLEIPEPDMQTVSWQDVVARLMTLRDQNPKTATNMPSNLRRFIGSQSKERLDAHDIANRLMRKDNYLIAMINKDILKFSLPLPFLRGRQLFSKTMEWYLHYGIMDMAFNERGQVRQDFLRADRRGLLSEKLKQRLYFAGFLNLIFAPVMLAYVVIVYFFTYYHEYQKDPKLATARKYTALAEWKFREFNELPHIFYERLHMSFPFATRYIDQFPKRMTEEIARSIAFMSGAIMAVLAVCTVLDSELFLGFEITKDRTVLFYLGVFGGIWALTRGMVSEETSVFNPEYALRNVIEYTHYTPDHWRGRLHSFEVKQEFSELYKMKVVIFLEELMGIITTPMLLLFSLPKCSEQIVDFFREFTIHVDGLGYVCSFAVFDFKKGVGNTCQQGLGQDVREDYYSTKHGKMAASYYGFLDNYVVNPKTGIPGHMPPGMRQQFHPPPAFPSLNSPTLAADMQGSSPNRPVESSRARSKAGGAGPGSGAGTSHTSRLGKGLAQPSPMASVLLDPHHQPGFGARSQHRPRTSRQGYRMDSQIIEETLEDGEAGSRPGRADDSYEGDGILGESAWETSPGNRLSRENSATNAEEPDEGVLGLLYQLRQTQHNRRGGVV, encoded by the exons ATGGCGCCCAATCTATTCGGTCACCTCGCTCCGCCCTCTGGAGTGGCTCGGTCCTTCTACGAAGAGCTGCGAGCTCATGATGATGGTATTGGtgacggcagccgcgactTAGAAGAAGGCAAGGGCCTGAATATCGACGAAGAGAACCGTCAACAACAGTTTCCCGATCTTGAGACGGATGGGCTAGAccctggcgacggccgcatGACTGCCGACAGCGCTGCTGTGTACGGAACAGACCGTCTTGGCAACGCAACGAGGGAACATCCCATCCGGAGCGGCAACGCGGCACGTTGGCTTCCGCATGAAGAAGATCCCGATAACGATGTACCGGAATCCCTTTTGCTTGAGCCTACTGAAGCGGCAACGACCCGAAgaccgggcggcgagcgttCTGGCCGTCCATCGCCGACACCAAACCTACATATAGCGAATCCTAGCGGGCGGTCGCAGATACTCTGGGGTGCTTCGACTGCACAGCAGCGTCTACACCGAGACGATAGCTACCGCCGAGTGCCAGCTCAGCCAAGAAGTACTGGATTTGGTGCATTCACTGGTGGCAGGCGGGAAAAGGCGTTGTGGCGATGGGTCAACACGTCAAACCTCGACAGCTTCATGAGGGACGTGTACGACTACTACGAAGGCGGCGGATTACTGTGCATTCTCTGTGCGAACGCTTTATGGCTTTT GGAGACATTATTTGTTGCAGTGCTGCTGACGTTCCTCAGCCAATGCGTCGACTACAGAAAGGTTCCTCACAGCAAATCACTGAGTCAAGTCGTGGTTCCGCAGTGCACTCGCAATATGTCCGGCGTGTGGAATTTCGGCATCTGGCTGTACTCCTTCTTTTTTATTTGGAAAGCAGTACAATATTTTTTTGAGATTCGACGACTCATCTATGTACGCGATTTCTACGTATACCTTCTCGAAATTCCCGAACCGGACATGCAAACAGTTTCCTGGCAAGACGTGGTAGCCAGGTTAATGACCCTCCGAGACCAGAACCCCAAGACGGCCACTAACATGCCCTCGAATCTGCGTCGTTTTATCGGGAGCCAGTCCAAGGAGAGACTTGACGCTCATGACATAGCGAACCGATTGATGCGCAAGGACAACTACCTCATCGCGATGATAAACAAGGACATACTGAAATTCTCGCTCCCATTGCCTTTCTTACGAGGAAGGCAGCTCTTTTCGAAGACGATGGAGTGGTATCTACATTACGGTATCATGGACATGGCTTTCAACGAGCGTGGCCAGGTGCGTCAGGACTTTCTTCGAGCCGATCGGAGGGGTCTCCTCAGTGAGAAGCTAAAGCAAAGACTTTACTTTGCTGGTTTTCTTAACCTCATATTCGCGCCGGTCATGCTTGCATACGTGGTGATAGTATATTTCTTCACGTATTATCAT GAGTACCAAAAAGATCCAAAGCTGGCAACCGCGCGGAAGTACACTGCTCTCGCTGAATGGAAGTTCAGAGAGTTCAATGAGTTGCCCCATATATTCTACGAGAGACTCCACATGTCGTTTCCATTCGCGACGCGGTACATTGATCAATTCCCAAAGCGCATGACGGAGGAGATTGCCAGAAGTATCGCATTTATGTCTGGGGCCATAATGGCAGTTTTGGCCGTTTGCACTGTCCTCGACTCAGAACTGTTTCTCGGCTTCGAGATAACGAAGGATCGAACAGTGCTCTTCTATTTGGGAGTATTTGGTGGTATCTGGGCTCTGACCAGAGGCATGGTCTCAGAGGAGACGAGCGTTTTCAACCCCGAGTACGCTCTGCGCAACGTCATCGAGTACACGCACTACACGCCTGACCACTGGCGGGGCCGCCTCCACAGCTTCGAGGTCAAGCAAGAATTCTCTGAACTGTACAAGATGAAGGTTGTGATATTCCTGGAGGAATTGATGGGCATCATCACAACACCCATGCTGCTACTCTTCTCGCTCCCGAAATGTAGCGAACAAATCGTCGACTTCTTCCGGGAGTTTACCATCCACGTGGACGGACTGGGGTACGTGTGCTCGTTCGCAGTCTTTGACTTCAAGAAAGGAGTTGGGAACACTTGCCAGCAAGGCCTTGGACAGGACGTGCGAGAGGACTACTACTCCACCAAGCACGGCAAGATGGCCGCCTCATACTATGGATTTCTCGATAATTATGTTGTTAACCCGAAGACGGGTATCCCAGGGCACATGCCGCCAGGTATGCGCCAGCAGTTCCACCCTCCGCCTGCTTTCCCCAGCCTCAACTCGCCTACACTTGCCGCCGATATGCAAGGATCATCGCCGAACCGCCCAGTGGAATCCAGCCGCGCACGGAGCAAAGCGGGCGGAGCAGGACCTGGATCAGGAGCGGGCACGTCACATACGTCGCGCTTGGGAAAGGGCTTGGCACAACCGTCGCCGATGGCATCCGTACTTCTGGACCCCCATCACCAGCCCGGATTTGGCGCGAGGAGCCAACATCGGCCTAGGACCTCCCGGCAGGGTTACCGAATGGACAGCCAAATCATCGAAGAGACTCTGGAGGATGGAGAGGCAGGCTCTAGACCGGGGAGGGCGGATGACTCTTATGAGGGTGATGGAATTCTCGGCGAATCGGCATGGGAGACGTCGCCTGGCAACAGACTGAGCCGGGAAAACAGCGCGACGAACGCCGAAGAGCCTGATGAGGGAGTCCTAGGTCTCCTATATCAACTACGGCAGACGCAGCACAatcggcgaggaggcgttgTCTGA
- a CDS encoding uncharacterized protein (EggNog:ENOG503NUE2~COG:O), producing the protein MWASTSEHRRLRQDSRATAARPQLPSSSSSSPSSARETTTTYDRTFGYDPALKAMLRNKAFTVLQKTYDDSYLSCSTAVYYESQGDEMEAMRHWRTALEQIYEHRAKATPGYGPQTDTEKALVDALRQLELQCKERLDLLEALRASRSEGASPSPGARLSKTPPEPSRPTDRAKGSIGQGTIPAVTYSELSRPSVPNRPSLPARTTSEAGLDASVGARLGPSSSFSDLHRTNSPKLPPRPDKSVRSPSPEKHTMRTTLRSGRLGEKPQRTPRISPKPVAEGPSKAATLAWTALGSKDRAFKPPPGDGVTTGQFPAPRISSDSLARPGQSQSFQWDSHSRRLVTPRDSDQLSNGSQSMSTHRYSDECSHARPSLLSVSAASSALGSSVQEPHPMDQQSSGRPGPSKHPVTTISPRTSQRRHKSSSSGGPEDSGESDKKDASDTRMRGKDIARRPVKTSQSHKINEGYVRRRQQPKNRHTSTSSTSGDELDVTARKARAAECNVVTAQVAPRDPSSDREFGEESPTDTAWKRKKTAVLKNLPPGIDETAAKQILNDIIVHGDEVHWGDIAGLEIAKNALRETVVYPFLRPDLFMGLREPARGMLLFGPPGTGKTMLARAVATESKSTFFSISASSLTSKYLGESEKLVRALFGLARALAPSIIFVDEIDSLLSQRSGSGEHEATRRIKTEFLIQWSDLQRAAAGRETTERDKQRGDANRVLVLAATNLPWAIDEAARRRFVRRQYIPLPEPHTRETQLRTLLGQQKHSLSSADTQELVQLTEGEALMSLAFGGEVVTLTDDQQASPGLTSRLLPRTQPWVRSDHSEKPFCI; encoded by the exons AtgtgggcgtcgacgtcagAGCACCGCCGGCTTCGCCAAGACTCGCGCGCCACAGCCGCTCGACCCCAGTtgccctcttcctcgtcttcgtccccgtcctcggccagagAAACTACGACAACATATGACCGCACGTTCGGCTATGATCCTGCACTGAAGGCCATGTTGCGCAACAAGGCCTTCACCGTCCTTCAGAAGACGTACGACGACAGCTATCTCAGCTGTTCGACTGCCGTCTACTATGAAAGCCAG GGCGATGAGATGGAGGCAATGCGTCACTGGAGGACTGCGCTCGAGCAGATCTACGAGCACCGTGCCAAGGCAACGCCAGGGTATGGCCCACAGACGGACACGGAGAAGGCCCTGGTCGACGCCCTCCGTCAATTGGAGCTGCAATGCAAAGAGAGGCTTGACCTTCTCGAGGCTCTCCGAGCGTCGCGGAGCGAGGGGGCATCTCCGTCTCCCGGTGCCAGGCTTTCCAAGACGCCTCCCGAGCCATCTCGTCCCACCGACCGCGCCAAGGGCTCCATCGGGCAAGGCACCATACCTGCTGTAACCTACTCGGAGCTCTCGCGCCCCTCAGTCCCCAACAGACCCTCACTGCCTGCTCGAACGACGTCagaggccggcctcgatgcaAGCGTTGGTGCTCGCCTAggcccctcctcgtcatTCAGCGATTTGCACAGAACCAACTCGCCGAAGCTGCCTCCGCGCCCAGACAAATCAGTCCGCTCGCCCAGTCCGGAAAAGCACACCATGAGGACGACATTGCGGTCAGGCAGGTTGGGTGAAAAGCCCCAAAGGACGCCTCGCATATCACCAAAGCCCGTCGCTGAGGGCCCAAGTAAAGCTGCTACACTGGCGTGGACTGCCCTTGGCTCGAAGGATCGGGCCTTCAAACCGCCACCAGGTGATGGTGTCACTACCGGTCAATTCCCTGCTCCACGCATATCTTCCGACAGCCTTGCTCGACCTGGACAGTCTCAGAGTTTCCAGTGGGACAGCCACTCTCGTCGGCTGGTTACACCGCGGGACTCGGACCAATTATCCAACGGATCCCAATCCATGAGTACGCATAGATATTCTGACGAATGTTCTCACGCTCGTCCATCATTGCTTTCTGTTAGCGCAGCATCTAGTGCTTTGGGCTCATCGGTTCAGGAACCCCATCCTATGGATCAACAATCATCGGGCCGTCCAGGCCCTTCCAAGCACCCCGTAACGACGATTTCGCCCAGGACATCGCAAAGGCGCCACAAGTCTAGTAGCTCCGGGGGGCCGGAAGACTCGGGGGAGTCAGACAAGAAGGATGCATCAGACACAAGAATGCGTGGCAAAGATATCGCGAGGCGACCAGTCAAAACGTCACAGTCTCACAAGATCAACGAAGGTTATGTACGACGACGTCAGCAACCGAAGAATCGGCATACATCTACTTCTAGTACGTCCGGTGACGAGCTGGATGTCACAGCCAGAAAAGCTAGGGCAGCGGAATGCAACGTGGTTACGGCCCAAGTGGCTCCCCGCGATCCCTCGTCAGATAGGGAATTTGGAGAGGAGAGTCCCACTGACACAGCCTGGAAGAGAAAGAAAACCGCGGTTCTGAAGAATTTGCCGCCGGGCATCGATGAGACGGCGGCAAAACAAATTTTGAACGACATCATCGTGCACGGCGATGAAGTTCATTGGGGAGACATTGCCGGTTTAGAAATTGCGAAGAATGCGCTGCGAGAAACCGTGGTTTACCCTTTCCTGAGGCCCGATCTGTTCATGGGGCTTCGTGAGCCGGCACGTGGGATGCTACTCTTCGGGCCGCCTGGTACCGGAAAGACGATGCTGGCGCGTGCAGTGGCCACAGAGTCTAAGTCAACATTTTTCTCTATATCTGCAAGCAGCCTAACAAGCAAGTACCTGGGAGAATCCGAGAAACTTGTCCGAGCCCTTTTTGGTCTCGCACGGGCTCTTGCCCCTAGCatcatcttcgtcgacgagatTGACTCGCTGCTATCACAGCGGTCGGGATCTGGCGAACATGAAGCCACGAGGCGCATTAAGACGGAATTTCTTATCCAATGGAGCGACCTCCAgcgagccgctgccggacGAGAGACGACTGAGAGAGATAAACAGCGTGGTGATGCCAACAGAGTTCTGGTATTAGCCGCAACAAATCTGCCTTGGGCCATTGATGAAGCTGCAAGAAGGCGATTCGTCCGGCGGCAGTACATTCCGCTTCCGGAGCCTCATACGCGGGAGACACAGCTTCGTACTTTACTCGGCCAACAGAAGCACAGCCTGTCATCCGCCGACACTCAAGAGCTGGTGCAATTGACAGAAGGTGAAGCTTTAATGTCTCTTGCGTTTGGGGGTGAAGTAGTGACTTTGACTGACGACCAACAGGCTTCTCCGGGTCTGACATCACGGCTCTTGCCAAGGACGCAGCCATGGGTCCGCTCCGATCACTCGGAGAAGCCCTTCTGCATATGA
- the ATG9 gene encoding autophagy protein atg9, variant 2 (BUSCO:EOG092615CC~COG:U~TransMembrane:5 (n8-18c23/24o47-69i218-242o308-329i341-359o407-426i)~EggNog:ENOG503NXZS) — translation MLTLTRETLFVAVLLTFLSQCVDYRKVPHSKSLSQVVVPQCTRNMSGVWNFGIWLYSFFFIWKAVQYFFEIRRLIYVRDFYVYLLEIPEPDMQTVSWQDVVARLMTLRDQNPKTATNMPSNLRRFIGSQSKERLDAHDIANRLMRKDNYLIAMINKDILKFSLPLPFLRGRQLFSKTMEWYLHYGIMDMAFNERGQVRQDFLRADRRGLLSEKLKQRLYFAGFLNLIFAPVMLAYVVIVYFFTYYHEYQKDPKLATARKYTALAEWKFREFNELPHIFYERLHMSFPFATRYIDQFPKRMTEEIARSIAFMSGAIMAVLAVCTVLDSELFLGFEITKDRTVLFYLGVFGGIWALTRGMVSEETSVFNPEYALRNVIEYTHYTPDHWRGRLHSFEVKQEFSELYKMKVVIFLEELMGIITTPMLLLFSLPKCSEQIVDFFREFTIHVDGLGYVCSFAVFDFKKGVGNTCQQGLGQDVREDYYSTKHGKMAASYYGFLDNYVVNPKTGIPGHMPPGMRQQFHPPPAFPSLNSPTLAADMQGSSPNRPVESSRARSKAGGAGPGSGAGTSHTSRLGKGLAQPSPMASVLLDPHHQPGFGARSQHRPRTSRQGYRMDSQIIEETLEDGEAGSRPGRADDSYEGDGILGESAWETSPGNRLSRENSATNAEEPDEGVLGLLYQLRQTQHNRRGGVV, via the exons ATGCTAACTCTAACCAGGGAGACATTATTTGTTGCAGTGCTGCTGACGTTCCTCAGCCAATGCGTCGACTACAGAAAGGTTCCTCACAGCAAATCACTGAGTCAAGTCGTGGTTCCGCAGTGCACTCGCAATATGTCCGGCGTGTGGAATTTCGGCATCTGGCTGTACTCCTTCTTTTTTATTTGGAAAGCAGTACAATATTTTTTTGAGATTCGACGACTCATCTATGTACGCGATTTCTACGTATACCTTCTCGAAATTCCCGAACCGGACATGCAAACAGTTTCCTGGCAAGACGTGGTAGCCAGGTTAATGACCCTCCGAGACCAGAACCCCAAGACGGCCACTAACATGCCCTCGAATCTGCGTCGTTTTATCGGGAGCCAGTCCAAGGAGAGACTTGACGCTCATGACATAGCGAACCGATTGATGCGCAAGGACAACTACCTCATCGCGATGATAAACAAGGACATACTGAAATTCTCGCTCCCATTGCCTTTCTTACGAGGAAGGCAGCTCTTTTCGAAGACGATGGAGTGGTATCTACATTACGGTATCATGGACATGGCTTTCAACGAGCGTGGCCAGGTGCGTCAGGACTTTCTTCGAGCCGATCGGAGGGGTCTCCTCAGTGAGAAGCTAAAGCAAAGACTTTACTTTGCTGGTTTTCTTAACCTCATATTCGCGCCGGTCATGCTTGCATACGTGGTGATAGTATATTTCTTCACGTATTATCAT GAGTACCAAAAAGATCCAAAGCTGGCAACCGCGCGGAAGTACACTGCTCTCGCTGAATGGAAGTTCAGAGAGTTCAATGAGTTGCCCCATATATTCTACGAGAGACTCCACATGTCGTTTCCATTCGCGACGCGGTACATTGATCAATTCCCAAAGCGCATGACGGAGGAGATTGCCAGAAGTATCGCATTTATGTCTGGGGCCATAATGGCAGTTTTGGCCGTTTGCACTGTCCTCGACTCAGAACTGTTTCTCGGCTTCGAGATAACGAAGGATCGAACAGTGCTCTTCTATTTGGGAGTATTTGGTGGTATCTGGGCTCTGACCAGAGGCATGGTCTCAGAGGAGACGAGCGTTTTCAACCCCGAGTACGCTCTGCGCAACGTCATCGAGTACACGCACTACACGCCTGACCACTGGCGGGGCCGCCTCCACAGCTTCGAGGTCAAGCAAGAATTCTCTGAACTGTACAAGATGAAGGTTGTGATATTCCTGGAGGAATTGATGGGCATCATCACAACACCCATGCTGCTACTCTTCTCGCTCCCGAAATGTAGCGAACAAATCGTCGACTTCTTCCGGGAGTTTACCATCCACGTGGACGGACTGGGGTACGTGTGCTCGTTCGCAGTCTTTGACTTCAAGAAAGGAGTTGGGAACACTTGCCAGCAAGGCCTTGGACAGGACGTGCGAGAGGACTACTACTCCACCAAGCACGGCAAGATGGCCGCCTCATACTATGGATTTCTCGATAATTATGTTGTTAACCCGAAGACGGGTATCCCAGGGCACATGCCGCCAGGTATGCGCCAGCAGTTCCACCCTCCGCCTGCTTTCCCCAGCCTCAACTCGCCTACACTTGCCGCCGATATGCAAGGATCATCGCCGAACCGCCCAGTGGAATCCAGCCGCGCACGGAGCAAAGCGGGCGGAGCAGGACCTGGATCAGGAGCGGGCACGTCACATACGTCGCGCTTGGGAAAGGGCTTGGCACAACCGTCGCCGATGGCATCCGTACTTCTGGACCCCCATCACCAGCCCGGATTTGGCGCGAGGAGCCAACATCGGCCTAGGACCTCCCGGCAGGGTTACCGAATGGACAGCCAAATCATCGAAGAGACTCTGGAGGATGGAGAGGCAGGCTCTAGACCGGGGAGGGCGGATGACTCTTATGAGGGTGATGGAATTCTCGGCGAATCGGCATGGGAGACGTCGCCTGGCAACAGACTGAGCCGGGAAAACAGCGCGACGAACGCCGAAGAGCCTGATGAGGGAGTCCTAGGTCTCCTATATCAACTACGGCAGACGCAGCACAatcggcgaggaggcgttgTCTGA
- the COG6 gene encoding Golgi transport complex subunit 6 (EggNog:ENOG503NV7G~COG:U~BUSCO:EOG09260KCB), producing the protein MALDPYSSSEGGLTHGPCDPKTHSPSSHSTFQASRGNNPLAAKLSAILSTSYSDAEFREALALLDKRGAGNDARTRRHIRLDVHKEVISSNSLIVDEFGRVADQLRQVRTILGEMNAEYDKMNNEILAAHEETSSAILDSAALLEQRMQVETKQRVLDTFKDHFLMSDDEVASLTSTAEPIDDKFFDTLSKAKCINQNCEILLGFERQTLGSDLMEQSSQDINFGFQKLYKWVQREFKTLNMENPQLNTFIRRALRVLAGRPSLFQNCLNSFAEARDRNLSDSFHLALTGANASGAGESSIKPIDLTAHDPLRYVGDMLAWVHSATVSEREALEVLFVAEGDELAEGFRSGRDAEIWRLVMEDDDESREDFNALKALGDLVDRNVAGAARALRQRVEQVIRSNEETISAYKLAMLIKFYRITFHRLLGPNASLVECAVSLEEEALRQFRALVRDHIAALQREFHHAPPDLGPPSFLSDALRQLGTIMETYESSLSTAEDRESDFEGVLAEAFEPFLAGCDNMARLLQAPANAIFIINCRLAAVKCLETFAFTQQRASRLQQSIKGTSEDLVVNQHQFFCISSGLGPLLGSAGEACSESDTKHLTRDALLRASEQLDEFLPSAMMDAMERLKRLQDTALARHATEEAASRFCRDFNDLEQKIENMDEREASQGANEPGFRSVFPRTTAEMRVLLS; encoded by the exons ATGGCTCTCGATCCATACTCGTCCTCAGAGGGGGGGTTGACTCACGGTCCCTGCGACCCCAAGACTCACTCGCCTTCATCACACTCCACGTTTCAAGCATCCAGGGGAAACAACCCCCTCGCGGCCAAGCTGTCAGCCATCTTGTCTACTTCGTATTCCGACGCGGAATtccgcgaggcgctggctCTACTCGACAaacgcggcgctggcaacGATGCCAGAACGAGGCGCCATATTCGACTAGATGTGCATAAGGAGGTCATTTCTAGTAACAGCCTAATAGTAGACGAGTTCGGGCGAGTGGCCGAT CAACTGCGTCAAGTACGGACAATCCTTGGGGAAATGAACGCCGAGTATGACAAAATGAATAATGAGATTCTTGCTGCTCACGAGGAGACCTCTTCCGCAATACTGGActccgcggcgctgctcgagcagcggATGCAGGTAGAGACAAAGCAGCGGGTTCTTGACACATTCAAGGACCACTTCTTGATGTCggatgacgaggtcgcctCATTGACGTCAACTGCCGAGCCAATAGACGACAAGTTCTTTGATACCCTTTCAAAAGCAAAATGTATCAATCAGAATTGCGAGATCTTGCTCGGCTTTGAACGACAGACACTCGGCTCCGACTTAATGGAACAGTCTTCCCAAGACATCAATTTCGGCTTCCAAAAGCTGTACAAATGGGTACAGCGGGAGTTCAAGACCCTGAATATGGAGAATCCTCAGCTTAACACATTCATCAGGCGAGCACTTCGCGTTCTGGCTGGACGACCATCTCTGTTCCAAAATTGCTTGAATTCCTTTGCCGAGGCCCGAGATCGCAACTTGTCGGATTCCTTTCACCTCGCCTTAACTGGCGCCAATGCTTCCGGAGCGGGGGAGTCATCTATAAAGCCCATCGATCTGACAGCGCACGACCCCCTTCGCTACGTTGGCGACATGCTTGCTTGGGTTCATTCTGCCACCGTGAGTGAGCGCGAGGCTCTCGAAGTTTTGTTTGTTGCAGAAGGGGATGAACTCGCCGAGGGGTTTAGGTCTGGGCGAGACGCGGAAATATGGCGTCTCGTGAtggaagatgacgacgagtcTCGTGAAGACTTCAACGCTCTCAAGGCCTTGGGAGATTTGGTCGATCGGAACGTTGCCGGTGCAGCGAGAGCACTTCGACAACGCGTCGAGCAAGTCATTCGATCCAATGAGGAGACCATCTCGGCCTATAAGTTGGCCATGCTGATCAAATTCTACCGGATCACATTTCACAGGCTTCTAGGGCCCAATGCCAGCCTCGTTGAATGTGCTGTCAGCCTTGAGGAAGAAGCACTGCGACAGTTCCGCGCGCTGGTCAGAGACCACATCGCTGCCCTGCAGCGGGAGTTCCACCACGCGCCACCCGACCTTGGGCCACCGTCGTTTCTTTCCGACGCGCTGAGACAGCTGGGTACAATCATGGAGACGTACGAATCCTCTCTCTCTACCGCGGAAGATCGCGAGAGTGATTTCGAGGGTGTCTTAGCTGAAGCGTTTGAGCCTTTCCTGGCTGGATGTGACAATATGGCACGGCTACTGCAGGCACCGGCGAACGCGATATTTATAATAAACTGCAGGCTTGCAGCAGTCAAGTGCCTCGAGACATTTGCCTTCACCCAGCAGCGCGCAAGTCGCCTGCAGCAGAGCATAAAGGGCACGTCAGAAGACCTGGTTGTCAACCAGCATCAGTTTTTCTGCATCAGCTCCGGGCTTGGACCTTTACTAGGCAGCGCCGGTGAGGCATGTTCTGAGAGCGATACGAAGCATCTGACCAGAGATGCCCTTCTAAGGGCTAGTGAGCAACTGGATGAATTCCTGCCATCAGCAATGATGGATGCCATGGAGCGACTGAAGCGACTGCAAGATACGGCTCTTGCTCGACACGCCACAGAGGAGGCTGCGAGTCGTTTCTGTAGGGATTTCAATGATTTGGAGCAAAAAATTGAGAACATggacgagcgcgaggcctCGCAAGGAGCGAATGAACCTGGTTTTAGATCAGTGTTCCCTCGCACAACAGCTGAGATGCGGGTATTGCTGTCTTGA
- the MRS4 gene encoding Fe(2+) transporter (COG:C~EggNog:ENOG503NUFS) — translation MAQPSAEPVEDYDYESLPPNFSLLQNMAAGAFAGIAEHTAMYPIDAIKTRMQVLNPNTTTAYTGVLRSTYQIASGEGFFSLWRGMSSVIVGAGPAHAVYFATYEAVKHAMGGNQAGVHHPLAAATSGAAATIASDAFMNPFDVIKQRMQIQNSSKMYRSMVDCAKYVYRNEGIGAFYISYPTTLSMTVPFTALQFLAYESISTAMNPQKDYDPLTHCLAGAVAGGFAAGLTTPMDVIKTILQTKGTSSDPQVRNINSFLGGCQLLYRREGFRGFFKGVRPRVVTTMPSTAICWSAYEFSKAYFIKRNDTL, via the exons ATGGCCCAGCCAAGTGCCGAGCCAGTCGAGGACTATGA CTATGAATCGCTGCCCCCAAATTTCTCCCTGCTCCAGAACATGGCAGCGGGTGCATTCGCTGGCATTGCC GAACATACAGCCATGTATCCCATCGATGCCATAAAG ACCCGAATGCAAGTTCTCAATCCCAACACCACGACGGCATACACAGGCGTTCTCCGCAGTACCTATCAAATAGCATCAGGCGAGGGCTTCTTCAGCTTGTGGCGTGGCATGTCCAGCGTCATCGTTGGAGCTG GCCCAGCTCACGCTGTCTACTTTGCTACTTACGAGGCTGTCAAGCACGCCATGGGAGGCAACCAGGCTGGAGTGCACCATCCTTTGGCCGCTG CTACTAGCGGAGCTGCCGCAACCATTGCCAGCGATGCCTTCATGAATCCTTTCGATG TCATCAAGCAGCGCATGCAGATCCAGAATTCAAGCAAGATGTACCGGTCAATGGTCGACTGCGCCAAGTATGTCTACAGGAAcgagggcatcggcgcctTCTATATCTCATATCCGACCACGCTTTCCATGACCGTACCTTTCACCGCACTCCAGTTCTTGGCCTATGAATCTATCTCGACTGCTATGAACCCGCAGAAAGACTACGACCCCTTGACTCACTGTCTGGCTGGAGCTGTCGCCGGAGGtttcgccgccggcctcacGACGCCAATGGACGTGATTAAGACAATACTACAGACCAAGGGGACCTCTTCGGACCCCCAGGTCCGAAATATCAACAGCTTTCTCGGCGGTTGCCAGCTTCTTTACCGGCGGGAGGGCTTCCGCGGCTTTTTTAAGGGGGTTCGTCCTCGAGTCGTCACAACTATGCCCAGCACGGCCATCTGCTGGTCAGCCTATGAGTTCTCAAA GGCGTACTTCATCAAGCGCAATGACACATTGTGA